The DNA sequence CTGAAGGTGGGCAAAAGTCGCCGGTGACGGTGCTGGGGATTTTCGATGACTGCTCGTCGGATCTGAAAGATGGAGGTTGGGAAGTAGGGCTCGAGGAAACAAGTTCTCACAGGAGTTTAAGAGTCTTCTTTCGGCTGCGCACTCAACGATCTCCAGTAGAGACAAAACTTATTTCTCCACGCGGCTTGGAACCCAATGTTTGGCTTCACGTCGCCGCAACTTACAATGGCAAAAGCATGAAATTATATATCAATCAAGCGAAAGTGGCAGTTTCCTCAGAACAAAGCGGTCACATTTTCGCCGAAGGATTCCATGTGTGTGAGCATTTTGAAGCAGGGGGCAATCGCTCATCCGGTGTGTTTTTTCGCGGAATGATCGACGAAGTTCGATTGTGGTCCATTGCAAAGACGCACGAGGAAATCAGAGCGAACGTCTTCGCTCCTACTTTAGATAAGGAACGATCTCTGAGGTTGATTGAGAGTTTTTCAGGTAAAGAAGAACTCAATCGCAATCCTAAGACCACATGGGTTCCTTTAAGAGGCCAACCGGAAATAACAAAGTCAACTATTCCCGGCGATGCACACGATCTTGCAATTCTCAAACCTCCATGTGGCACAACAGTGTGTGATAACCCCGAAATCATCAGAAGTTATGTGAAGAATACGGAGTTACGAGGCAAAAAGATAGTGAGATATCGCGTTGTTAATGTTTTAGAGGACAACGGTACAAACCCCATGGTGACAAAAAACCAGATACAAATGCAACATGTTTTGCTTAATCAAGCTTTCGCACCTTACAACATCACCTTCGAAAAAGAGGAACATGAATTACGCAATACATCTTTGCGTCGTCGAACTGTTACTTACAACTGCGAGGCCAGCAAAATCGGCGACGGAGTCTGCAACGCGGAGTATTGTATGCACAATATCACTGGAAATGATGGAGGCGACTGCGATGATAAACCCCTAACCCGGTGTGAGTCAGAAAAGCAAAGCAATGGCAAATGCGACCCGGAATGTAACAACTATTACAACGGTTGGGATTATGGCGACTGCTGCAATAAAAGTATCACTGATGTTTATAAAACATGCTTCGATCCCACATCACCTAACAGGGCGTATATGAGTGACAGGGAGTACAAGTCCCTCGTGAATTTAGACAATCGATATTTCTTAAACGTTTACTTGGCTCAGTGGAGTAATGAGAATTTACAAGGCGTCGCGACCTTCCCGTGGGAAAAATCAGCTCATGGTATCTACGGTGGCACCGTCTTGGGTCTGACGAACTTCGGACGTAAGCACCACTCTAACGCTCTCGTTCACGAGTTCGGTCATGTGTTGGGCCTGTGGCACGTTCACCACGGAGTCTCGGAATTAGATTGCGCAGACGACTGCGCAGAGACTTTTCCTTCCCTCGAGTTGGGTGACCTGTGTTCCGACACCAACCCGACACCGGCCAATAACTTTTGCAGTGATCCACGGGTTGGCAAAGATAGTCTCACTTGTGGAATAAAGAAATTCTTAAACACACCTTTCAGGAACTACATGAGCTACGCAAACGATACTTGTACGGAATCGTTCACTGAACAACAGGCGGCGAGAATGCACTGCTACGTCGATTTGGTGTACCAATCTTGGCAACCCGAAAAGACGCCTCCTTCTTTTATTCCGCTCCCACCTCGCGTCACATCGAAGAAGGAAAACGGAGTTAAACTTGCTTGGATTCCGCCACTGGGGACAGGTGGCGCAAACGCACTCAACGGGTGCCATGAATGCCGGGAAGACAGAGTTTTCAAGCAGTATGCAGTGTCAGCGGAATCTCCAATTACTGACAAACCGAATGGTTATTGGTCCACACACCAGGCTGTCGGGGCCCCGGATGCGGAACCGTGTATTTTATCCCCCCAAGGATGGAACCCCTTTTCCTCCACGGAACATTGTCCTGAATGTTACATAGAACTGGGATTCAAAGAGGCTGTTATCCCAACGGGATTAAGCATTTGGGTGGTGTGGAACGCCAAAGCAGGAATCACTAACATTCAACTTATTTTTGAAGACGGTTCAGAACAATCTTTAGGTAACGCCACCGCTCAGTGTGGCGCACCGCTGACCATGGCTCTCAGAGTCAATAAGAAAGTCTCCAAGATTCGCATCGAAGTTGGAGGCTCGACTGAAATTGATGCCGTTCAGCTGACGTCATCTGTCAATCATCCAAACTGCATCAATTGTCAGCCTGTAGAATACTTGGTCACCAGGGAGCCTCCGTTTTCCTCTGGGAAGAGGCAACGAGTGAGGAAGACCCGGTTTGAAGACAGGTATGTTGTAACTGCATTGTATCACCTTACATGTGAGGAGGCGAGAGCGTTGAATCTGCATTCGGTTGCGTTGAGTTAAAATTCCGCACTTGCCATTCCTTGCTTCCGAATCTCTCTCCACCACACGCTGTAAACAACCACTTAGCTGCCTCCGTCAGTTATGGTTCTTGGTCatgtttgattttaattttttgttttttttaacatacCTAGATCGTATTTTTTATGGGGAAAAACTACGGATCACACGTACTTTTCCCTTTTTAACAGCTTTTTTACAacttcgtttttctttttaacagcTCTTTACAACCTGGAAAGACTTACAGCTACACAGTCCAAGCTGTCACAGGTACTGGGCTCATAGGCCAACCCTCCCCTCCCTTGCTTTATTTTTCCGATAAAGGTTTCTGTGGTGACGGCGTAGTGGACGAGAGTATTGGAGAAGAATGTGATGACGCAAACGTGAGAGACGCTGATGGTTGTAATGTTCAGTGTAAGAAAGAAGACGTCTTTCATTGTACAGGTTAGTGACGTGCGTGCCTCATTAACCTAGACAGGAAAAGTTTTGGACAAAATGAGGATTAAGTCCCTTACAGAACCATAAACAAGATTAGTCGAACATTCTGCTCACTCGTTGCACTACGGAACCACTGTGCGCAGTTCGGCCTCCTGGGCTGCCTTAGGCCAGGTCCGTTAGCTGTCAACAGTGAGCTTTGGCTTTTGattaatgaaaatttggttttatcagacGAGTTGCTAAAGGTCAAGTTATCACCTTAAAAGATTTAGCCGCAAGCTGACGTTTGGAGCGTTAGTCCTTCCTCGGAGCGAATTGGGGAATTATAGGTTGTTATTGGTTTTTCATGAGGGTGTGgaagagctttgccattggtggaaatatggtggCATAAATTTGTGAATTCTGCTCTTGATTGTTTGATGTTGTTGCTTGTCTTTCATTTGCGGGAAGTTTCTGAACGATCAAATATTGGTTTGTAAAGCGAAGTGGAAAGACACCTACACGATCCATAGATCAAACATCTGATCGTTTGTAGGGGTCAGAAGCCTCGAAGTTTTAAATCCCAGACAGTTTAATTCAGTCGGAGGGTTGATTCGTGGGAAAAAAATCTCTAGATAACTGTGACTAAGAAAACCCCTGGGCATGGACGTAAACGTCAAATTCATGATTTTCTAAAGGAGATTTTCCTTATCCACATTTAATTCGAATGTCGAGCTCTTTCTTTTCAGGAATTTTATCACGCCCAGTCGATTTCGAAACGAACCACAAATTCAGTTAACCCGCGGAGTCAGATGATATTTCTTAAGCTGGCTTTGTTTTTAAagctctttcaaaaaaaagtaagagTTTGTTTTCGTATTAACCAGATTAGCTGATCGTATTATTCTTACATTGAACCCATGGTTTACATCACGTATGTTCGATTCCATTCAACCACAAACTAATTCTTTCAACGTGTAATCTCcttaaaagaaatgttttcaattttaaaattcctGTGCTGTTTAAAGTCCAAAATTAACAGTGAAAGTGTGGACTTAAGCCATAATTGACTGTAATTTGAAGAACTTTTTGTCTATAAAATCCTGTGGGGGGAGAGGGTGAGAACAGAAAGCAATCCGGAGCAGAGCCGTATTTCAGTGAGGAAGGCTTTTTAAAAATGTGATGCAACTAAAACAAACCTCGTGCCATTTTGACAAAACTTTTAAACAGAAAGGCCCCATGTTCGCTGTCTCCTTATTGAAGAACAGAAAACGTGCGCTGGTTTATTTGGATTCGTGGGGTTTGGTATTTGCTAACTTATCAGCAGATAAATttacaagagaaaacaaaatcctTTCCGGCTCTTAGGGCCAAGTAATCCCATGATGATCGAAATGCTGACTGATACGACAATCAATTCGAAAGGTACCCTATCCCACTCCTAGAACCCGGCGTGTTCTCTTCTCTTGTTCTTCAGATGGAActgattgcaaaaaaataatgctaGATGAACAAATACTTGTACCCAAACTACGCCTATTACTGATTTGTCCATACTCATATACAAtcaattttataaaaatattcattttttccaATATCCGGGAATCTGGTTGGCTCTTGTTAGATGGGTTTCTCAACAAGTTCGAGGTTAAATTGGGCTGTTTCGTTAAGATATCATTTAAGAGGGATGCCCATGAACCAGCTTGGATGCTACATGCACATGAAAAacggtgtttttttttgtctg is a window from the Acropora palmata chromosome 1, jaAcrPala1.3, whole genome shotgun sequence genome containing:
- the LOC141873373 gene encoding pappalysin-1-like, whose protein sequence is MGAHSKSGFHVVFLGIMTLHLLLRVDAVLSSNAFSIEVKAAEEEEDKHRANCASTRRVKRHDHARFPSSPPTGTKFGKALRFFGNEVIRFSGAVKIPSHEFTLDFWMKPEGGQKSPVTVLGIFDDCSSDLKDGGWEVGLEETSSHRSLRVFFRLRTQRSPVETKLISPRGLEPNVWLHVAATYNGKSMKLYINQAKVAVSSEQSGHIFAEGFHVCEHFEAGGNRSSGVFFRGMIDEVRLWSIAKTHEEIRANVFAPTLDKERSLRLIESFSGKEELNRNPKTTWVPLRGQPEITKSTIPGDAHDLAILKPPCGTTVCDNPEIIRSYVKNTELRGKKIVRYRVVNVLEDNGTNPMVTKNQIQMQHVLLNQAFAPYNITFEKEEHELRNTSLRRRTVTYNCEASKIGDGVCNAEYCMHNITGNDGGDCDDKPLTRCESEKQSNGKCDPECNNYYNGWDYGDCCNKSITDVYKTCFDPTSPNRAYMSDREYKSLVNLDNRYFLNVYLAQWSNENLQGVATFPWEKSAHGIYGGTVLGLTNFGRKHHSNALVHEFGHVLGLWHVHHGVSELDCADDCAETFPSLELGDLCSDTNPTPANNFCSDPRVGKDSLTCGIKKFLNTPFRNYMSYANDTCTESFTEQQAARMHCYVDLVYQSWQPEKTPPSFIPLPPRVTSKKENGVKLAWIPPLGTGGANALNGCHECREDRVFKQYAVSAESPITDKPNGYWSTHQAVGAPDAEPCILSPQGWNPFSSTEHCPECYIELGFKEAVIPTGLSIWVVWNAKAGITNIQLIFEDGSEQSLGNATAQCGAPLTMALRVNKKVSKIRIEVGGSTEIDAVQLTSSVNHPNCINCQPVEYLVTREPPFSSGKRQRVRKTRFEDSSLQPGKTYSYTVQAVTGTGLIGQPSPPLLYFSDKGFCGDGVVDESIGEECDDANVRDADGCNVQCKKEDVFHCTGHPSLCYQHDGDGKCEDFEEKTSIKDCGFYTPEGFEDQWAISVRVNPSNNQSECSGDVIIGPPARDLVCLGDSFNRQHAWGPCDVDRNGNFWLEVTFNRSVVPAAVVIYIGSDGKSAYMDLKEKTIKVELIDSSGKVLPSGGDETKLSCKSNPAVVPIFHDMTKPFFYVRKVRVRFRSLLVAVAGVALRSRASFDVVEMSKCRPDEIFSPRTQHCHKYMCERPSCEDLAVKHATVTCEGTEEGQTCSVTCKPGYRPFKTFKMICLNKKWQGINRACVPVSCGAPRIPHGIAECSEGHTFGKTCAIKCVPQAKMTGGEGHVKCEEDGRWSAQTSFCVMTCPNLVSSENSEPWPRVESNCVNSKRTYLPGVSCKYRCKAGYRVKDQHDRRHFKMRCTKSGQWTRSSCERITCKEIAPNLQIWYNCSRGNAMGSVCSNHCPGETVHTVKCEENGQWSEPMKRCKSPLVGLCSVPKVPPGIVATCEDHYPGGICKAKCKEIGSDVIVAGNEDWWRVTLKCTPNLHWYPDPALLQCVPSCDREYISDGWCDKINNNKHCRWDGGDCCRSTALNRIVRPVPSYCTTECECKDPGAIENKTEDNNPPDDEESDGSGSVEEGQYKTST